GCGCCTAAATAACGATTGATAATGATCGAGCTACCCACGATAAACGTTAAAAGAACCGTTAAGATAACAACGATAATTTGAATGGCCATTCCATGACCTCCGAAAGCGGCTGCACTGATTTTCCCGATTAGAATCGCCTCAAATGTCAACATAAAGGTTGAAGAGGAAAGGTCTATTACGGCCGGCAGGGAGGTCTTCAGAATGCTTTTTAAGGGAGACTTTTCAGCCAAATCGCTATCCCGATACCTAAATCACTAGTAAGTTTACAAGAAGTATTGACTGCCTTTGGAAGCCTGTCAGTCATAATATTCCAAACCGAGGTGCGTAATAAGCTCTTCGCCTTTCAAGTGCCGAAGGGTGTTTTTTAACTTCATGAGTTGGATAAAAAGGTCATGTTCTGGATAAAGACCCTCCGCGGACATCGGACTTTTGAAATAAAAGGATAACCATTCCTGAATTCCTCTCATTCCGGTCCGGCCGGCTAAGTCCAGAAAAAGAACGAGATCAAGCACAATTGGAGCCGCTAAAATACTGTCGCGGCAGAGGAAATCGATTTTGATCTGCATCGGGTATCCCAACCACCCGAAAATATCGATGTTATCCCACCCCTCTTTGTTATCTCCTCGCGGCGGATAATAATTGATTCGGACTTTATGATACATATCGCCGTACAAATCAGGGTAAACCTCAGGTTGCAGGATATGCTCTAGAACGCCGAGTTTGCTGACTTCTTTACTTTTGAAGGATTCGGGATCATCCAACACTTCGCCATCGCGATTGCCCAAAATATTTGTTGAAAACCATCCTGCTAAACCGAGACAACGCGCCTTGAACCCGGGGGCTAAAATCGTTTTCATGAGGGTCTGGCCGGTTTTGAAATCTTTACCGCAAATGGGAACGCCTTTGCTAATAGCGAATTCGATCATTGCAGGAAAATCCGTCGACAAATTGGGAGCTCCGTTTGCATAGGGAACACCTTCCGCAATTGCGGCATACGCATAAATCATACTCGGCGCAATTGCGGGATGATTTTCTTTCATGGCTTTTTCAAAGGATGCCAAATCCTGATAAATCGGATTGCCTGGCTCTAAATAAACTTCAGTGCTGCCACACCAAACCATGGCCATTCTTTGTAAATCATTCTCACGCTTAAAATTTTGCATATCCTCGCGAACTTGTTCAGCCAATTCCCACTTAGTCGGCGCAGATTTAACGTGCTTACCTTCAAGCTTTTTTACATATTTCTGATCGAAAACGGCTTTCCAGGGTTTTACGGCCTCCAATTCGGGTTTTATTTGTTCCAATAAATACCTATCTAAAACCCCTGCGTTGGTAGCTGCCTGATAGCAATTATCTTCAAAAATGTCCCAGCCGCCAAAAACCAGGTTATCTAAATCTGTAAGAGGAACAAAATCTTTAATCTTTGGAACACGGTTATCTGTTCGTTTACCCAAACGAATCGCTCCCATCTGAGTAACCGACCCAATAGGTTTCGAAATACCTTTGCGAATCGCTTCAACGCCGGCTATGAAAGTAGTACTTACGGCTCCCAAGCCCGGCAACAGAACGCCTAATTTTCCTTTAGGCTCTTCTATTTTAATTTCTTTTTTCTCCAAAATGCCACTCCCAAATAAATATTTTAATTTTATCGTATCATTTTTTTGATTTTTTTTCAGTCTGCTATTGTATCTAATTCAGCCTGACTAAGCTCCCGGCCTTTTTTTCCATTCTCTGCCACCCAAATATGATAAACCCTTTGCATTGCCGTGATGTTAGCAAATACGGCAATTAGAAGAATTGCAAAAATCAGGGTGCCGATATGAAAGATTGAAAGAATGGCGCCAAACCCAATGTAAACAACTCGTTCAGGCCTCTGCATGATGCCAACTTTGCATTGAAGTCCCAGCGCCTCGGCTCTGGCGCGAACGTAACTTACCATAACCGAACCACCCAAAGCAAATGAAACCGCGATGGAAGTTATGAACATATCCAGTTTGACAAAATAAAAGGCCATACCAAAAAACATGATAACTTCCGAGTAGCGATCTAAAGTGGAATCATAAAGCGCGCCAAATTTAGTGACTCGTTTGGTTGCCCGCGCCACCTTACCGTCGATGATGTCAAATGTTCCGGCAAGCAGGATGATCCAGCCGGCAGTAGCCAGATGGCCCAAAGCAAATAGAACTGCGGCCCCGATGGTTACAATGAATCCAATGGTTGTAAAAAAATTGGGGTTCAGCTTTAATCTAACAAAGAATTCAACGACCGGGTTTATAAGCTTCAAGTACCAATTCTTAATACCATCGGGCAGAACATTGATTCTCCACTTAAAAATATTAAACGTAGCCAATTTTAGTTTTTCCTCCTATTTATCTTTCCTTCGATAACCAGTACAAACTCGCCTTTCAATTTGATTTGCGAAAGATTTTCATTGAACTCGCGTAAGGACCCCCGATGTACTTCTTCAAATTTTTTGGTAATTTCTCTGGCAATAGCCGCTTTCCGATCTCCCCAACAACTCAGTAAATCAGAGAGTGTCCGCGAAATCCGGTGAACGGATTCATATAAAACTATGGTTCGTGTTTCTTCTTTTAGATTTTCCAATCGGGTTTTACGTCCTTTTTTTACCGGCAAAAACCCCTCAAATACAAAACGGTCAGTCGGTAGTCCGGACAAAATTAAGGCCGGGACAAACGCCGTTGCCCCGGGAATCGTTTCAACTGCCAAATCATTGTTTAAACACTCGCGCACCAATCGGAAGGCCGGGTCGGAAATGCCGGGGGTTCCAGCGTCAGAAACCAAGGCAATTTTTTCACCGTCCTGGAGTTTCCTGATTAAAGCAGGAATTTTTTTTTCTTTATTAAAATCAAAATAGCTGGTGGTTGGTGTTTTAACCTTATAATGCTCTAAAAGAATCCGTGTGTGCCGGGTATCTTCGGCGGCAATCAAATCCACTTTTTCCAGCACTTCAATTGCCCTGAGAGTAATATCTTTTAAATTGCCGATTGGCGTGCTGACAATAAATAAAGTACCCGGCGATAAATTATTCCCTGTGTCCGGCATCAAGTGTCAAAGCTCAGCTTTTGCTTCATCTTTAACTCTTGCAAAAGAAGCTCCGTTCATATTCAGGACATCAGCCAAACTTTCCCTCAGAATCCTCAAAGTTTCATCCACCAGTTCGCCGGGCAAATTCAACGACGGCCGGAAGCGAATTGAACGCTCACCGCTTGGCAGTGCGATCAAACCATTCTCATAAGTCTTACTTAAAAACTGGTTACGAATTTCGCTGTTTGGCAAATCAAAAGCAATCATAAACCCTCGACCGCGCACACGGCTTACGATAGTATCAAACTCATCCTCAAGCTGCAGCAATTCGGTTAAGAAATATTCACCGACATTGCAGGTATTTTCAATGAGTTTGTCCGTCACAATAATTTCAAGGTACTTCCGAAACCGGACCATGTCCACAAGATTGCCACCCCAGGTCGAATTCAAACGACCCGATTCGTGAAAGACGTTATCATCAACTTCATCAATTCTTTTGCTGCACAAAAAACCGCAAACCTGCGTTTTTTTGCCAAACACCAACATATCCGGGTTGACGCCAAAATGCTCATAACACCACATTTTGCCGGTTAGTCCAATTCCGGTTTGGACTTCATCAAAAATCAGTAAAATATCGCTTTCGTCAGCAACGGTGCGCAACTTCTGAAAAAACTCCTTCCTAAAATGATTATCGCCGCCCTCTCCCTGAATGGGCTCGATAATCATTGCAGCGATATCATCACCGCATTCATGAATGGCGGCTTTAATTTCGTCAATGGCCTGATTTTCAAGGGCGACAACTTTATCTAAATTAACTTCATTAAATGGAAATAAAATCTTCGGATTGGTAATCCTCGGCCAATTAAATTTCGGAAAGTATTTTGTTTTTCTCTTGTCGGTATTTGTAAGCGACAAAGTATAGCCGCTTCTGCCGTGGAAAGCCTCTTTAAAATGAATAACCTGCGAGCCTTTCTCCTCTTTGATGCCCTTCTGAAAATTCCTACGGACTTTCCAATCAAAGGCAGCTTTCAAAGCATTCTCTACAGCCAAAGCGCCGCCGCTGACTAAGAACAAGTAAGGCAGCTGTTCAGGAATAGCGTACTTTGAAAATGTCTGCACGAACTCAGCCATTTCAGTGCTGTAAAAATCTGAGTTTGACGGCTTCATTATAGCAACGCTGAGGATTTTTTCTTTAAATTCCAGGTCGTGCATGGCCGGATGATTGTGCCCGATAGGAGCCGTGGCAAAGTAACTGAACATATCCAAATACTTGCGGCCGCTCAGCGAATCGTAAATGTAATTGCCTTCGCTCTTCTGCAAATCAACGACTATTTCGCTATAGCCGTCAACTAACATATGTTCATTCAATGTTGGAAAGACGTCTTCTGGTGTAAGTTTTAACACAGGTGTTTTCTCCTAAGATTGCATCAGCTCTCAGCCGTCAGCTCTCAGCTATCAGCTAAAAAACTAAACGCTGAAGGCTGACAGCTAATAATTATCGATCTGGGCGCGCTGCAACTTGCCGGAATAATCTACGAAAATAGTCTTGGTTTCCGTGTAAAACTCATATACTTCCCAACCGCCTTCGCGATGGCCGTTGCCGGTCTCCTTGACACCGCCAAACGGCATATGCGCTTCAGCGCCGATGGTCGGACCGTTGATGTAAGTAATGCCAGCTTCG
The sequence above is drawn from the candidate division KSB1 bacterium genome and encodes:
- the rsmI gene encoding 16S rRNA (cytidine(1402)-2'-O)-methyltransferase; translated protein: MPDTGNNLSPGTLFIVSTPIGNLKDITLRAIEVLEKVDLIAAEDTRHTRILLEHYKVKTPTTSYFDFNKEKKIPALIRKLQDGEKIALVSDAGTPGISDPAFRLVRECLNNDLAVETIPGATAFVPALILSGLPTDRFVFEGFLPVKKGRKTRLENLKEETRTIVLYESVHRISRTLSDLLSCWGDRKAAIAREITKKFEEVHRGSLREFNENLSQIKLKGEFVLVIEGKINRRKN
- a CDS encoding CDP-alcohol phosphatidyltransferase family protein, coding for MPDGIKNWYLKLINPVVEFFVRLKLNPNFFTTIGFIVTIGAAVLFALGHLATAGWIILLAGTFDIIDGKVARATKRVTKFGALYDSTLDRYSEVIMFFGMAFYFVKLDMFITSIAVSFALGGSVMVSYVRARAEALGLQCKVGIMQRPERVVYIGFGAILSIFHIGTLIFAILLIAVFANITAMQRVYHIWVAENGKKGRELSQAELDTIAD
- a CDS encoding inositol-3-phosphate synthase translates to MKIEEPKGKLGVLLPGLGAVSTTFIAGVEAIRKGISKPIGSVTQMGAIRLGKRTDNRVPKIKDFVPLTDLDNLVFGGWDIFEDNCYQAATNAGVLDRYLLEQIKPELEAVKPWKAVFDQKYVKKLEGKHVKSAPTKWELAEQVREDMQNFKRENDLQRMAMVWCGSTEVYLEPGNPIYQDLASFEKAMKENHPAIAPSMIYAYAAIAEGVPYANGAPNLSTDFPAMIEFAISKGVPICGKDFKTGQTLMKTILAPGFKARCLGLAGWFSTNILGNRDGEVLDDPESFKSKEVSKLGVLEHILQPEVYPDLYGDMYHKVRINYYPPRGDNKEGWDNIDIFGWLGYPMQIKIDFLCRDSILAAPIVLDLVLFLDLAGRTGMRGIQEWLSFYFKSPMSAEGLYPEHDLFIQLMKLKNTLRHLKGEELITHLGLEYYD
- a CDS encoding L-lysine 6-transaminase — encoded protein: MLVDGYSEIVVDLQKSEGNYIYDSLSGRKYLDMFSYFATAPIGHNHPAMHDLEFKEKILSVAIMKPSNSDFYSTEMAEFVQTFSKYAIPEQLPYLFLVSGGALAVENALKAAFDWKVRRNFQKGIKEEKGSQVIHFKEAFHGRSGYTLSLTNTDKRKTKYFPKFNWPRITNPKILFPFNEVNLDKVVALENQAIDEIKAAIHECGDDIAAMIIEPIQGEGGDNHFRKEFFQKLRTVADESDILLIFDEVQTGIGLTGKMWCYEHFGVNPDMLVFGKKTQVCGFLCSKRIDEVDDNVFHESGRLNSTWGGNLVDMVRFRKYLEIIVTDKLIENTCNVGEYFLTELLQLEDEFDTIVSRVRGRGFMIAFDLPNSEIRNQFLSKTYENGLIALPSGERSIRFRPSLNLPGELVDETLRILRESLADVLNMNGASFARVKDEAKAEL